In Pochonia chlamydosporia 170 chromosome 3, whole genome shotgun sequence, the following are encoded in one genomic region:
- a CDS encoding ahpC/TSA antioxidant enzyme domain-containing protein has product MNQDAPTPTSSVLPDAQMLDTAAELPVLDRDGKSHRFGDIYQGSTAGQKVMFFLIRHFFCPGCQAYIAQVAKSIKPEELAALPTSTSMILIGCGAPALIDFYAQVTGWPYPIYTDPTNKLQEALGCKRNIAQISTPGTYIQKSVPSMFLQSVGQLVSQVFKTYQFHYPGDGRVNGGEFFFQPTPNDNSDNAESGKHPQKQITWCNIMKGGGDHAELPELREILGLSPPERPDGVSSEAWAKVLTERKGTRRI; this is encoded by the exons ATGAATCAAGATGCACCAACCCCAACGAGCAGCGTTCTGCCGGATGCTCAAATGTTGGACACAGCAGCAGAATTGCCAGTTCTAGACCGAGACGGCAAAAGCCATCGTTTCGGCGACATTTACCAAGGTTCCACCGCCGGTCAAAAGGTCATGTTCTTCTTAATCCGACACTTTTTTTGTCCT GGCTGCCAAGCATACATTGCACAAGTTGCAAAGTCCATCAAACCAGAAGAGCTCGCAGCCCTTCCCACAAGTACTTCCATGATCTTGATAGGCTGCGGCGCCCCGGCGTTGATCGACTTTTACGCTCAAGTCACAGGCTGGCCGTATCCCATATACACAGATCCCACAAACAAACTACAGGAAGCTCTAGGGTGCAAACGAAATATTGCGCAGATTTCCACCCCCGGAACATACATCCAGAAGAGCGTTCCATCAATGTTCCTGCAGTCTGTGGGACAGCTAGTTTCGCAAGTCTTCAAGACATACCAGTTCCACTACCCAGGGGACGGTAGAGTAAACGGTGGCGAATTCTTCTTTCAGCCTACCCCAAACGACAATTCAGACAACGCGGAAAGCGGCAAACACCCGCAGAAGCAGATAACGTGGTGCAACATAATGAAAGGCGGAGGTGATCATGCAGAACTCCCTGAGCTTCGGGAAATTCTTGGCCTGTcacccccagagcgacccGATGGAGTAAGCTCCGAAGCATGGGCAAAGGTGCTGACCGAGCGGAAGGGAACAAGGCGAATTTGA